The following proteins are encoded in a genomic region of Periophthalmus magnuspinnatus isolate fPerMag1 chromosome 21, fPerMag1.2.pri, whole genome shotgun sequence:
- the cers6 gene encoding ceramide synthase 6 isoform X1 yields MSGILAWFWNERFWLPHNVTWADLKNTEEATFPQAEDLYLACPLAFCIFMIRLVFERFIARPCAMGLKIQANGPQKAQPNAILEKVFTAITKHPDEKRLEGLSKQLDWDVRTIQRWFRQRRNQEKPSTLTRFCESMWRFTFYLYIFTYGVRFLKKTPWLWNTKECWYNYPYQPLTVDIHYYYILELSFYLSLLFSQFTDIRRKDFPIMLVHHAATISLITFSYVNNMARVGTLVMCLHDAADVLIEAAKMANYAKCQILCNLLFAMFAILFISSRLGVYPVWILNTTLFESWEIVGPYPSWWLFNLLLLLLQLLHSFWSYLIVRTACRAISKGKVGKWNPLHVSKDDRSDIESSSDEDESPPLPPPSANQRHHSSATNGTNKSHGTNGYLTGALYPDEH; encoded by the exons ATGTCCGGGATCCTGGCCTGGTTCTGGAACGAGAGGTTCTGGCTGCCTCACAACGTGACCTGGGCTGACTTAAAGAACACAGAGGAAGCAACCTTCCCGCAAGCCGAAGACCTGTATCTGGCGTGTCCTTTAGCTTTCTGCATCTTTATGATCCGGCTCGTGTTCGAACG GTTCATTGCAAGACCATGTGCGATGGGCCTGAAGATCCAGGCTAATGGCCCTCAGAAGGCGCAGCCCAATGCCATCCTGGAGAAAGTCTTCACTGCTATTACCAAG CACCCTGATGAGAAGAGGCTGGAGGGCTTATCCAAGCAGTTGGATTGGGACGTACGGACTATCCAACGCTGGTTCCGACAACGCCGTAACCAGGAGAAGCCCAGTACTCTTACCCGATTTTGTGAAAGCAT GTGGAGGTTCACGTTCTATCTTTACATATTCACCTACGGAGTCCGTTTTCTTAAAAAG ACGCCGTGGCTCTGGAACACTAAAGAATGCTGGTACAACTATCCCTACCAG cCATTGACAGTGGACATCCATTACTACTATATTCTGGAGTTGTCGTTCTACCTGTCTCTACTCTTTTCTCAATTCACAGACATAAGGAGGAAG GACTTCCCCATCATGTTGGTGCACCACGCGGCCACCATCTCCCTCATCACCTTCTCCTACGTCAACAACATGGCGCGGGTGGGCACGCTAGTCATGTGTCTGCACGATGCTGCTGATGTGCTCATAGAG GCTGCCAAAATGGCCAACTATGCGAAGTGCCAAATCTTGTGCAACCTTCTGTTTGCCATGTTCGCCATCCTCTTCATCAGCTCCAGACTGGGAGTTTACCCCGTCTG GATTCTTAACACCACTTTGTTTGAGAGCTGGGAGATCGTGGGGCCGTACCCGTCCTGGTGGCTCTTTaacctgctgctcctcctgctgcagcTGCTCCACTCCTTCTGGTCCTACCTCATCGTGCGAACAGCCTGCAGAGCCATCTCCAAAGGAAAG GTGGGAAAGTGGAATCCGCTACAT GTGTCTAAAGACGACCGCAGCGACATTGAGTCCAGCTCGGATGAAGACGAaagccctcctcttcctcctccttcggCCAATCAGAGGCACCACAGCAGCGCCACCAACGGCACCAACAAGAGCCACGGTACCAACGGCTACCTGACGGGGGCGCTGTATCCCGATGAACACTGA
- the cers6 gene encoding ceramide synthase 6 isoform X2 has product MSGILAWFWNERFWLPHNVTWADLKNTEEATFPQAEDLYLACPLAFCIFMIRLVFERFIARPCAMGLKIQANGPQKAQPNAILEKVFTAITKHPDEKRLEGLSKQLDWDVRTIQRWFRQRRNQEKPSTLTRFCESMWRFTFYLYIFTYGVRFLKKTPWLWNTKECWYNYPYQPLTVDIHYYYILELSFYLSLLFSQFTDIRRKDFPIMLVHHAATISLITFSYVNNMARVGTLVMCLHDAADVLIEAAKMANYAKCQILCNLLFAMFAILFISSRLGVYPVWILNTTLFESWEIVGPYPSWWLFNLLLLLLQLLHSFWSYLIVRTACRAISKGKVSKDDRSDIESSSDEDESPPLPPPSANQRHHSSATNGTNKSHGTNGYLTGALYPDEH; this is encoded by the exons ATGTCCGGGATCCTGGCCTGGTTCTGGAACGAGAGGTTCTGGCTGCCTCACAACGTGACCTGGGCTGACTTAAAGAACACAGAGGAAGCAACCTTCCCGCAAGCCGAAGACCTGTATCTGGCGTGTCCTTTAGCTTTCTGCATCTTTATGATCCGGCTCGTGTTCGAACG GTTCATTGCAAGACCATGTGCGATGGGCCTGAAGATCCAGGCTAATGGCCCTCAGAAGGCGCAGCCCAATGCCATCCTGGAGAAAGTCTTCACTGCTATTACCAAG CACCCTGATGAGAAGAGGCTGGAGGGCTTATCCAAGCAGTTGGATTGGGACGTACGGACTATCCAACGCTGGTTCCGACAACGCCGTAACCAGGAGAAGCCCAGTACTCTTACCCGATTTTGTGAAAGCAT GTGGAGGTTCACGTTCTATCTTTACATATTCACCTACGGAGTCCGTTTTCTTAAAAAG ACGCCGTGGCTCTGGAACACTAAAGAATGCTGGTACAACTATCCCTACCAG cCATTGACAGTGGACATCCATTACTACTATATTCTGGAGTTGTCGTTCTACCTGTCTCTACTCTTTTCTCAATTCACAGACATAAGGAGGAAG GACTTCCCCATCATGTTGGTGCACCACGCGGCCACCATCTCCCTCATCACCTTCTCCTACGTCAACAACATGGCGCGGGTGGGCACGCTAGTCATGTGTCTGCACGATGCTGCTGATGTGCTCATAGAG GCTGCCAAAATGGCCAACTATGCGAAGTGCCAAATCTTGTGCAACCTTCTGTTTGCCATGTTCGCCATCCTCTTCATCAGCTCCAGACTGGGAGTTTACCCCGTCTG GATTCTTAACACCACTTTGTTTGAGAGCTGGGAGATCGTGGGGCCGTACCCGTCCTGGTGGCTCTTTaacctgctgctcctcctgctgcagcTGCTCCACTCCTTCTGGTCCTACCTCATCGTGCGAACAGCCTGCAGAGCCATCTCCAAAGGAAAG GTGTCTAAAGACGACCGCAGCGACATTGAGTCCAGCTCGGATGAAGACGAaagccctcctcttcctcctccttcggCCAATCAGAGGCACCACAGCAGCGCCACCAACGGCACCAACAAGAGCCACGGTACCAACGGCTACCTGACGGGGGCGCTGTATCCCGATGAACACTGA